In a genomic window of Borrelia maritima:
- the dnaE gene encoding DNA polymerase III subunit alpha, which produces MLKIRFYFDKIILGMSFRSRFIHLHVHSDYSLLDGAAKISDIISKAKKCNMSHIALTDHGNLFGAVKFYKEAKKAGIKPIIGIEAYMAKTSKLVKKQDDLGKMSYHLILLAKNELGYKNLLKLTSISYLEGFYYRPRIDKDDLEKYSEGLICTSACIGGLIPRLILANRFEDAKSEILWFKKVFGSDFYLEIQRHGIKEQDIVNGKLVEYSRELGVPLSAANDSHYVNKEDATAQDIIVCIGTGAKKSDENRLKMETNEFYIKSQEEMCELFSDLPEALENTVRIAEKCDDFKITFPGPILPDYQIPVEFNTLGQYLEHLTLEGLKFRYKTFTNKIKDRAFYELNVIIRMGFEGYFLIVWDFIKFAHDNNIPVGAGRGSGAGSIVAYALRITDIDPLKYNLLFERFLNPERVSMPDFDIDFCFEGRDEIIKYVTNKYGEDKVAQIITFGTLKPKAVVKDVARVLDIPFAESNELTKLIPDGPKTSLREVLDDNSLKQYFTSKPVYKELMDAALVLEGMNRHASTHAAGIVISKTPLTDYVPLYKDYKQGSVSTQYTMDLLEECGLVKMDFLGLKTLTLIKNAENLIRSVNPDFKIKNIPDNDVKTFKMLGEGRSASVFQFESEGMQQILKEAKPDNIEDLIALNALYRPGPMQFIPQFIAAKKGVKKIKYPHPDLKEVLRPTYGVIVYQEQVMEVAKIIGGFSLGKADILRRAMSKKKEDEMNEMKVDFLRGAIEKGYDKEIASEIFELLKPFSGYGFNKSHAAAYSLIAYQTAYLKANYPEYFMAANLTNEINNNDKLSYYIEESKSIGINVLKPDINRSFREFRVTESGISYGLNGIKNLGGIVVDLIIDEREKNGKYSSFEDFIRRVDDKVINKKFLESAIKSGLFDSLDQNRKTLFENLDRLIEVVSEDKNNKKIGQNSLFDALESQDSIQQNFNYQVFKEYSYSELLGFEKELLGFYVSGHPLDPYRKAINSFSSLNVLTDLAAKKDSIVQFSGILNLVKVIQTKRNNAKMAFGVIEDFKGAIDIVVFAESYERYKNFLLEGNVIGVIGRLTFNRDKFSIVVEKVVNIEKLSEDKVNNIHIKFLNNKLNDLQLLNSLKEIISNFEDNSGFSNVYFYLRENGKDLKLKMNSILNFVPDEDKLDKLRKCVIVEDVWID; this is translated from the coding sequence TCTTTTGGATGGGGCTGCAAAAATATCAGATATTATATCAAAAGCAAAGAAATGCAATATGTCACATATCGCATTAACGGATCATGGCAATCTTTTTGGAGCTGTTAAATTTTATAAAGAAGCTAAAAAGGCAGGCATTAAGCCAATAATTGGCATTGAAGCTTATATGGCAAAAACTTCTAAGCTTGTAAAAAAGCAAGATGATCTTGGAAAAATGTCTTATCATTTAATTTTGCTTGCCAAGAATGAGCTTGGTTATAAAAACTTATTAAAGTTAACAAGTATCTCTTATCTTGAAGGGTTTTATTATCGTCCGAGGATAGATAAAGATGATCTTGAAAAATATTCAGAAGGTTTGATTTGTACTTCAGCTTGTATTGGGGGACTGATTCCAAGACTTATTTTGGCCAATAGATTTGAAGATGCTAAGAGTGAAATTCTTTGGTTTAAAAAGGTTTTTGGCAGTGATTTTTATCTTGAAATTCAAAGGCATGGAATTAAAGAGCAAGACATTGTGAATGGAAAGCTGGTTGAGTATTCTAGAGAGCTTGGAGTTCCTTTATCAGCGGCCAATGATTCTCATTATGTTAATAAAGAAGATGCGACTGCTCAAGATATTATTGTTTGTATCGGTACTGGTGCTAAGAAAAGCGATGAGAATAGATTGAAAATGGAAACTAATGAATTTTATATTAAGTCTCAAGAGGAAATGTGTGAGCTTTTTAGTGATTTGCCCGAAGCTTTAGAAAATACTGTAAGGATTGCAGAGAAGTGTGATGATTTTAAAATAACTTTTCCAGGCCCTATTTTACCCGATTATCAAATTCCTGTTGAATTTAATACTCTTGGGCAATATTTAGAGCATCTGACCCTTGAGGGGTTAAAATTTAGATATAAAACTTTTACAAACAAAATAAAAGATAGAGCTTTTTATGAATTGAATGTGATAATTAGAATGGGTTTTGAGGGCTATTTTTTGATTGTTTGGGATTTTATTAAATTTGCTCATGATAACAATATTCCTGTTGGAGCTGGACGTGGATCTGGTGCCGGTTCAATTGTAGCTTATGCTCTTAGGATTACTGATATTGATCCTTTAAAGTATAATTTGCTTTTTGAGAGATTTTTAAATCCCGAACGTGTTTCTATGCCTGATTTTGATATTGATTTTTGCTTTGAAGGCAGAGATGAGATTATAAAATATGTTACCAATAAATATGGAGAAGATAAGGTAGCTCAAATAATTACTTTTGGGACCTTAAAGCCTAAGGCTGTAGTTAAAGATGTAGCTAGAGTTTTAGATATTCCGTTTGCTGAATCGAATGAACTTACTAAACTTATTCCCGATGGCCCAAAAACTTCTTTAAGAGAAGTTTTAGATGACAATTCTTTGAAACAGTATTTTACTAGTAAACCTGTTTATAAAGAATTAATGGATGCTGCATTGGTTCTTGAAGGAATGAATAGGCATGCCTCAACCCATGCTGCAGGGATTGTAATTTCCAAAACTCCTTTAACCGATTATGTGCCTCTTTATAAGGATTATAAGCAAGGGTCTGTTTCTACTCAATACACAATGGATTTGCTTGAAGAATGTGGACTTGTTAAGATGGATTTTCTTGGTCTTAAAACATTAACTTTAATAAAAAATGCAGAAAATCTTATTAGAAGTGTAAATCCAGATTTTAAAATAAAAAATATTCCAGATAATGATGTTAAGACTTTTAAAATGTTAGGGGAAGGAAGAAGCGCATCTGTTTTTCAGTTTGAGTCTGAAGGAATGCAGCAAATTTTAAAAGAGGCAAAGCCTGATAATATTGAAGATTTAATAGCCTTAAATGCTCTTTATAGGCCAGGGCCTATGCAATTTATTCCTCAATTTATTGCTGCTAAAAAAGGTGTTAAGAAAATTAAATATCCCCATCCAGATTTAAAGGAAGTTTTAAGGCCGACTTATGGAGTTATTGTTTATCAAGAACAAGTAATGGAAGTTGCAAAAATAATTGGGGGGTTTTCTCTTGGTAAGGCTGATATTTTAAGACGTGCCATGAGCAAAAAGAAAGAAGACGAGATGAATGAAATGAAGGTCGACTTCTTAAGGGGCGCTATTGAGAAAGGGTATGACAAAGAAATTGCTAGTGAAATTTTTGAACTTTTAAAGCCGTTTTCGGGATATGGATTTAATAAATCGCATGCAGCGGCGTATTCTTTAATAGCTTATCAAACTGCTTATCTTAAGGCTAATTACCCTGAGTATTTTATGGCTGCCAACCTGACAAATGAAATTAATAACAATGACAAGCTTTCTTATTACATTGAAGAGTCAAAATCTATAGGTATAAATGTTCTAAAGCCCGATATAAATCGATCATTTAGAGAATTTCGTGTAACTGAATCTGGAATTTCTTATGGTCTTAATGGAATTAAAAATCTTGGAGGAATTGTTGTTGATTTAATAATTGATGAGAGAGAAAAAAACGGCAAGTATAGTTCTTTTGAGGATTTTATAAGACGTGTAGATGATAAAGTAATTAATAAAAAATTTTTAGAATCTGCAATAAAATCTGGACTTTTTGATAGTTTAGATCAAAATAGAAAAACTTTATTTGAAAATCTTGATCGTTTGATTGAAGTTGTTTCAGAAGATAAAAATAATAAAAAAATTGGGCAAAATAGTTTGTTTGATGCTCTTGAAAGTCAAGATTCAATTCAGCAGAATTTTAATTATCAGGTTTTTAAAGAATATTCTTATTCGGAGCTTTTAGGATTTGAAAAAGAGCTTTTGGGATTTTATGTGTCTGGGCATCCTCTTGATCCTTATCGAAAGGCAATTAATAGTTTTTCCAGTTTAAATGTTTTAACTGATCTTGCTGCTAAAAAAGATAGCATTGTTCAATTTTCTGGCATTTTAAATTTAGTAAAAGTTATTCAAACTAAAAGAAATAACGCAAAAATGGCTTTTGGTGTTATTGAGGATTTTAAAGGTGCAATAGATATTGTAGTTTTTGCAGAAAGCTATGAAAGGTATAAGAATTTTTTACTTGAAGGTAATGTTATTGGAGTTATAGGTAGACTTACGTTTAACAGAGACAAATTTTCAATTGTAGTTGAAAAAGTTGTAAATATTGAGAAACTTTCTGAAGATAAAGTAAATAATATTCATATTAAATTTTTAAATAATAAATTAAATGATTTGCAACTACTTAATTCTTTAAAGGAAATTATAAGTAATTTTGAGGACAATTCTGGATTTTCGAATGTTTATTTTTATTTAAGAGAAAATGGCAAGGATTTAAAATTAAAAATGAATTCAATTTTAAATTTTGTACCAGATGAAGACAAGCTTGATAAGTTGAGAAAGTGCGTAATAGTTGAAGATGTTTGGATTGATTAG
- a CDS encoding YggT family protein, whose amino-acid sequence MVVLIETLIVFLQIYRILILIRIILSWLVSSGINTNVFFRFIHTVTEPFLSFFRRIPFFTVGMFDFSPIAALITLTIFERMLAYGNYKLSTFIILFIVEVWGIFRSIFIAIVFFLLLRLLLLFLNLFQGSDFFKTVDSFLLPLSTKISSVITDKHMSYIARLIVGSVLMIAFIIIIEQVVFAIRVLGTYLPF is encoded by the coding sequence TTGGTTGTTTTAATAGAAACTTTAATAGTATTTTTGCAAATTTACAGAATTTTAATTTTAATTAGGATTATTCTTAGTTGGCTTGTGTCTTCAGGGATTAATACCAATGTGTTTTTCAGATTTATACATACTGTAACAGAACCATTTTTATCTTTTTTTAGAAGAATTCCTTTTTTTACAGTTGGTATGTTTGATTTTTCTCCAATTGCAGCTTTAATAACTTTAACTATTTTTGAAAGAATGTTGGCTTATGGGAATTATAAGCTTTCTACATTTATTATTTTATTTATTGTTGAAGTTTGGGGGATATTTAGAAGTATTTTTATTGCTATAGTTTTCTTTTTATTATTGAGATTGTTATTATTGTTTTTGAATTTGTTTCAAGGGTCAGACTTTTTTAAAACAGTCGATTCTTTTTTGCTTCCTTTATCTACTAAGATAAGCAGTGTAATTACTGATAAACATATGTCTTATATTGCACGTTTGATTGTTGGGAGCGTTTTAATGATAGCATTTATAATTATTATTGAACAAGTTGTATTTGCTATTAGAGTTTTGGGAACATATTTACCTTTTTAG
- the recG gene encoding ATP-dependent DNA helicase RecG, with the protein MFLHEFEYELKGISGLGERGVERLNNLQIFNVKDLIEFFPVKYEDRQNIQTFPDFSKVKSCDMMTVFTVLGHKKFGDSLKKNLKLKAKSINDEPFEILLFNRAFLENVFKIDKKFYIYSKFTYNDYSGLWSCSNFDSEVYSDNPERFKKIFPVYSLTEGLTSKKISLYVKEALEYFFRFGQEDIPKFLIEKYSLLSLSEALKEIHFPSSLEMLEKAKKTLIYREIFLLQFFSRYRSSKVLFREKKDLSRDLLEKVVSSLPFELTEDQKISIDEIFFDLNSSKPMNRLLQGDVGSGKTLVALLSGLPLIEAGYQVAFMAPTDLLARQHYDNLSNILAPFNIPMTLLTGSLRKKDKEQALESIKNGTSGLIVGTHAIFCESTEFKRLAYVIIDEQHKFGVAQREELKSKGEGVDILLMSATPIPRSFALTLFGDLEVSFIKTLPKGRLPITTYLAKHGNEDKVYEFLRKELLKGHQVYFVYPLISSSEKFELKDVNNMCLKLKEVFGEYVVDMLHSKLPSDLKEEIMKNFYSRKVDILVATSVIEVGIDCPNATCMVVEHAERFGLSTLHQIRGRVGRSNLQSFFFLLYKEPLTSASKFRLKTIKENLDGFKIAEEDLRLRGPGNLFGLEQAGYLKLKIANFVDDREIIVLVREELDLFFYDNSTYDKLDIDLLDNLFCSYLNAARSI; encoded by the coding sequence ATGTTTTTACATGAGTTTGAATATGAGCTTAAAGGTATAAGTGGTCTTGGTGAAAGGGGTGTTGAAAGGTTAAATAATCTGCAAATTTTTAATGTTAAAGATCTTATTGAATTTTTTCCTGTAAAATATGAGGATCGTCAAAATATACAAACTTTTCCAGATTTTTCTAAGGTGAAAAGTTGCGATATGATGACGGTGTTCACTGTTCTTGGACATAAAAAATTTGGCGATAGTTTAAAAAAAAATTTGAAGTTAAAAGCTAAAAGTATAAATGATGAACCTTTCGAAATTTTACTTTTCAATAGAGCTTTTTTAGAAAATGTTTTTAAAATAGATAAAAAATTCTATATTTACTCTAAATTTACTTATAATGATTATAGTGGTTTATGGAGTTGTTCTAATTTTGACAGCGAAGTTTACAGTGATAACCCTGAAAGGTTTAAAAAAATTTTTCCTGTTTATTCTTTGACAGAAGGATTAACATCCAAGAAAATTTCGTTATATGTAAAAGAAGCTCTTGAATATTTTTTTAGGTTTGGGCAAGAAGATATTCCCAAATTTTTAATAGAAAAGTATTCTTTATTGTCGTTAAGCGAAGCTTTAAAAGAGATTCATTTTCCAAGTTCATTAGAAATGCTTGAAAAGGCAAAAAAAACTTTAATTTACAGAGAAATTTTCTTGCTTCAGTTTTTTTCAAGGTATAGATCTTCTAAGGTTCTTTTCCGAGAAAAAAAAGATTTATCAAGAGATTTGCTTGAAAAAGTTGTCTCAAGTTTGCCCTTTGAGCTTACAGAAGATCAAAAAATTTCTATTGATGAGATATTTTTTGATCTTAACTCTTCTAAGCCAATGAATAGGTTGCTTCAAGGTGATGTTGGAAGTGGCAAAACTCTTGTTGCCTTGCTTTCAGGGCTTCCTTTAATTGAAGCTGGATATCAGGTAGCATTTATGGCCCCTACTGATCTTTTGGCTCGTCAACATTATGATAATTTATCGAACATATTAGCGCCTTTTAACATTCCAATGACTCTTTTGACTGGTAGTTTAAGAAAGAAGGATAAAGAGCAAGCATTAGAAAGCATTAAAAATGGAACTTCTGGTTTAATAGTTGGAACGCATGCTATTTTTTGCGAAAGTACAGAATTTAAAAGATTGGCGTATGTTATCATTGATGAGCAGCACAAATTTGGAGTTGCTCAAAGAGAAGAGCTTAAAAGCAAAGGGGAAGGGGTAGATATACTTTTAATGTCTGCAACACCTATCCCTAGAAGCTTTGCGTTAACGCTTTTTGGTGATCTTGAAGTTTCGTTTATTAAAACCTTGCCCAAGGGGCGTTTACCTATTACTACTTATTTAGCAAAGCATGGCAATGAAGATAAAGTTTATGAGTTTTTGAGAAAAGAGCTCTTAAAAGGTCATCAGGTTTATTTTGTGTATCCATTAATTTCATCTTCAGAAAAATTTGAATTAAAAGATGTTAATAATATGTGTTTAAAATTAAAAGAAGTTTTTGGCGAATATGTTGTGGATATGCTTCATTCTAAGTTGCCGTCTGATTTAAAAGAAGAAATTATGAAAAATTTTTATTCGAGAAAAGTAGATATTTTGGTGGCTACCAGTGTTATTGAGGTTGGAATTGATTGTCCAAATGCAACTTGTATGGTAGTAGAGCATGCTGAGCGTTTTGGACTTTCTACTTTGCACCAAATTAGAGGTCGTGTTGGTAGAAGTAATTTGCAATCTTTTTTCTTTTTGCTTTATAAAGAGCCTTTGACAAGTGCTAGCAAATTTCGATTAAAAACCATAAAAGAAAATTTGGATGGATTTAAAATAGCAGAAGAAGATTTAAGATTAAGAGGACCTGGCAATTTATTTGGACTTGAGCAAGCAGGATATTTAAAATTAAAAATAGCTAATTTTGTTGATGATAGAGAAATCATAGTCTTAGTTAGAGAAGAGCTTGATTTATTTTTTTATGATAATTCTACTTATGATAAGCTTGATATTGATTTGCTAGACAATCTTTTTTGTTCTTATTTGAATGCTGCTAGAAGCATTTAG
- a CDS encoding M15 family metallopeptidase produces the protein MKSIYVLLLLFINLSLLANNMSKTDLKILLKIIQTMNKQNKNFIEKNPIQFLREIKPLVDAEKNNLLTLINKKIPITENYKVPDLVNINDFKDLKNLGTKNLRVRKILIEDLIQLIKDAKKHGIEIKIKSAYRTQEYQKFLFDYNVKTYGRKVAETQSAIPGHSQHHMGTAIDFINIDDNLLNTKEGKWLYENSLKYGFSLSYPKGYETETGYKAEPWHYLYIGPKPCLIQKKYFNNLQHKLLEFWNQNKTNLISLIEKYTN, from the coding sequence ATGAAATCAATCTATGTTTTATTACTTCTATTTATTAATCTATCTTTGTTAGCTAACAACATGTCAAAAACAGATTTAAAAATACTACTCAAGATTATCCAAACAATGAATAAACAAAATAAAAATTTTATTGAAAAAAATCCTATTCAGTTCTTAAGGGAAATAAAACCTTTAGTAGATGCAGAAAAAAACAATCTATTAACTCTAATAAATAAAAAAATACCAATTACTGAAAATTATAAAGTGCCTGATCTGGTGAATATTAATGATTTTAAAGATCTTAAGAATCTTGGAACAAAGAATCTAAGAGTAAGAAAAATCTTAATCGAAGATTTAATTCAATTAATAAAAGATGCAAAAAAACATGGAATCGAAATTAAAATCAAATCTGCTTATAGAACACAAGAATACCAAAAATTTTTATTTGATTATAATGTAAAAACTTATGGTAGAAAAGTTGCAGAAACTCAATCAGCAATTCCGGGACATTCTCAGCACCATATGGGAACAGCAATAGACTTTATAAATATAGATGATAATTTACTAAACACAAAAGAAGGAAAATGGCTTTACGAAAATTCTCTAAAATACGGATTTTCCCTTTCCTACCCAAAAGGATATGAAACGGAAACTGGATATAAAGCAGAGCCTTGGCACTACTTATACATAGGCCCTAAGCCATGCCTTATTCAAAAAAAATATTTTAATAATTTACAACATAAGCTTCTTGAATTCTGGAATCAAAACAAAACAAATCTTATTAGCCTAATTGAAAAATACACGAACTAA
- a CDS encoding MATE family efflux transporter produces the protein MIKKFKNYDQVIKELFIIAIPTAFESLLFQMVTFFDNFMISYLGSFHVTGVSLANRVTFLFFIVVFGLGTALSAYVSQAIAKKKFIQIRQSFAYMLSIGTSIGIIFFLFSFFFPKNIIKLFTSNQDSLNFGSEYLKIISWSYVLMAYSFLSAMGFKSAKEVRIPLYITSIVVLINIVFNYIFIFGFGMGIKGAAYATMIARIFEFVFYFLYSLINKNSYYRIRFSDFLASKIVTRANLKLIIPVLSHEIFWVMSITILHAFYARVGSIEYAAFAVASNLFDICFVLLHGMGLATGVVIGHLMIYDKKHVRSVGFFLSFLGFILGIFVVILLIGISGFAPYIFSNLDSPKLVSVFIYVFASVVVFKAFTTQVLVGVFRAGGIPNVCFFIESGVILFYTLPVAYLLVFYTNLSLPIVVFIVNIEEIIKNIFIIIEFFHDDWIREINYEELA, from the coding sequence ATGATCAAAAAGTTTAAAAATTATGATCAGGTAATAAAAGAATTATTTATTATAGCTATTCCTACAGCTTTCGAATCGCTTTTATTTCAAATGGTAACTTTTTTTGATAATTTTATGATCTCCTATTTGGGTTCTTTTCACGTTACAGGAGTTTCTTTAGCAAACAGAGTAACTTTTCTTTTTTTTATTGTTGTGTTTGGACTTGGCACAGCTTTAAGCGCTTATGTATCTCAGGCAATTGCAAAAAAGAAGTTTATTCAAATAAGACAATCTTTTGCCTATATGTTATCGATTGGAACTTCAATAGGAATAATTTTTTTTCTATTTTCATTTTTTTTCCCCAAAAACATTATCAAGCTATTTACATCTAATCAGGATTCTTTAAATTTTGGTTCAGAATATTTAAAAATTATTTCATGGTCTTATGTGTTAATGGCATATTCTTTTTTATCGGCTATGGGTTTTAAGAGTGCTAAAGAAGTTAGAATACCTTTATATATTACTTCTATTGTTGTTTTAATAAATATTGTTTTTAATTATATTTTTATTTTTGGTTTCGGTATGGGAATAAAAGGTGCTGCATATGCCACTATGATTGCTAGAATTTTTGAGTTTGTTTTTTATTTTTTATATAGTTTAATAAATAAAAACTCATATTATCGGATTAGGTTTAGTGATTTTTTAGCTTCTAAGATAGTTACTAGGGCTAACTTGAAGCTGATTATACCTGTTTTGTCTCACGAGATTTTTTGGGTGATGAGCATAACTATTTTGCATGCATTTTATGCCCGAGTTGGGAGCATTGAATACGCTGCATTTGCTGTTGCATCAAATCTTTTTGACATTTGCTTTGTGCTTCTTCACGGCATGGGGCTTGCAACAGGTGTCGTTATTGGGCATTTAATGATTTACGATAAAAAACATGTTAGGTCGGTTGGATTTTTTTTATCTTTTTTGGGATTTATTTTAGGCATTTTTGTAGTTATTTTGCTTATTGGGATATCGGGCTTTGCGCCTTATATTTTTAGCAATTTAGATTCTCCTAAACTTGTTAGTGTATTTATTTATGTTTTTGCAAGTGTTGTAGTTTTTAAAGCTTTTACGACACAAGTTCTTGTTGGAGTTTTTAGAGCTGGTGGCATACCGAATGTTTGTTTTTTTATTGAATCGGGGGTAATTCTTTTTTATACGCTTCCAGTTGCTTATTTATTAGTATTTTATACAAATTTAAGCTTGCCAATAGTTGTTTTTATTGTAAATATTGAGGAGATCATTAAAAATATATTTATTATAATTGAATTTTTTCATGATGATTGGATACGAGAGATTAATTATGAAGAGCTTGCTTAA
- a CDS encoding MATE family efflux transporter — MYSLSSSKKDRIYKDLLKIAIPTAIEFFLFNFISLTDNAMVAYLGDYPVAGVSLANKFFELFVTIGFAMTGAYNIIATRQYNQGDFKSFRNTFFISILTIILFSFPFILISRVNPFFLLRLISNDEQAVYYGTVYLNIAIFSFVFAIIKGLIANALKVVEIVKFQVYISIFSVLLNFIFNYIFIFVFHMGVVGAAIATTVIRTLELIICLAYTVFNKNSILHFKFNDLNINIKLFAQLIKFFIPILLNDFIWFFGYLVLTSIFIGIDTHRYAAYSISFSVYFIIFNIIHSFCISLNILMGYEMHNSKKEVMKVAIFLGKIGLKLAFLTSFVLFIFSFFAPYIFYTLKYSYLAGIILRYSSVSAFFMALAFQYLFGFFRAGASPSFGAIMESSVTFVYTIPIAFVLANYTNLPFEIIVFIPALEDAIKLAVSLPYFYSERWIKSV, encoded by the coding sequence ATGTATTCATTAAGTTCATCGAAAAAGGATAGAATTTATAAAGATCTTTTAAAAATTGCGATTCCAACTGCTATTGAGTTTTTTTTATTTAATTTTATTTCCCTTACAGATAATGCTATGGTTGCGTATCTTGGTGATTATCCTGTTGCAGGAGTTTCTCTTGCAAATAAATTTTTTGAACTGTTTGTTACTATTGGGTTTGCCATGACAGGAGCTTACAATATAATTGCTACAAGACAATACAATCAGGGTGATTTTAAGAGCTTTAGAAATACGTTTTTTATTAGTATATTAACTATTATTTTATTTTCTTTTCCGTTTATTTTGATTTCTAGAGTGAATCCTTTTTTCTTACTTAGATTGATTTCTAATGATGAGCAGGCAGTTTACTATGGAACAGTTTACTTAAATATAGCTATTTTTTCTTTTGTATTTGCAATTATAAAAGGACTTATTGCTAATGCTCTTAAGGTTGTTGAAATTGTTAAATTTCAAGTTTATATTTCTATTTTTTCAGTGCTTTTGAATTTTATATTTAATTATATTTTTATTTTTGTTTTTCATATGGGGGTAGTTGGAGCTGCTATTGCAACAACAGTGATTCGTACTTTAGAACTTATTATTTGTCTTGCTTATACAGTGTTTAACAAAAATTCAATTTTGCATTTTAAGTTCAATGATTTAAATATTAATATTAAGCTGTTTGCTCAGTTAATTAAATTTTTTATTCCAATTCTTTTAAATGATTTTATTTGGTTTTTTGGTTATCTTGTATTGACATCGATTTTCATAGGGATTGATACTCATAGGTATGCTGCTTACAGCATATCTTTTTCTGTTTATTTTATTATCTTTAATATAATTCATTCCTTTTGTATTTCTTTAAATATTCTGATGGGCTATGAAATGCATAATAGTAAAAAAGAAGTCATGAAAGTTGCAATATTTTTAGGTAAAATTGGCCTTAAGCTTGCTTTTTTAACATCTTTTGTATTGTTTATATTTTCATTTTTTGCTCCTTATATTTTTTATACATTAAAGTATTCGTACCTTGCGGGAATTATTTTAAGGTATTCTTCTGTTTCTGCCTTTTTCATGGCTCTTGCTTTTCAGTATCTTTTTGGATTTTTTCGTGCGGGAGCATCTCCAAGTTTTGGTGCTATCATGGAAAGCTCTGTAACTTTTGTTTATACTATTCCTATTGCTTTTGTTTTAGCAAATTATACAAATTTACCTTTTGAAATTATTGTTTTTATTCCGGCTCTTGAGGATGCAATCAAACTTGCTGTTTCACTTCCTTATTTTTATAGTGAAAGGTGGATTAAATCCGTTTAA
- the murD gene encoding UDP-N-acetylmuramoyl-L-alanine--D-glutamate ligase — protein sequence MLLDEIKNLNFLIMGLGLNGGGVALSRFLLKHGAKLVITDLKSETELALSINALRDFDDQIRYVLGKHDINDFKKADIVVKNPSVKPNNKYLKFAKRVETDISLFLMFNKNPIIAVTGTKGKSTLVSLLYQVLKEKYPGAKLGGNIGVSPLSFFDQLDGKSPLILELSSWQLQSLENFNPIISIITNVYNDHQNYYLNFDDYISDKSKVFVNQTSGIVIVQDQAYYKYFSKFKSKAQVILFSEFNPRDFDQNIFYCNEGKVYFNDNLIGRFSDSQAFFMIPKFITFFVSHYLNIGLNHTVQILNNFKGIEHRLEFVKSVQNVMFYNDTASTIPESTVLSVKSLKTKDNCINLIVGGTDKELNFLSFNKITDIVKTWILIRGSATVKIIKILEKSSIQYFLFESLRDAVSYAFKISSPGDIVLFSPASASFEFFNNEFDRGLQFKNLVNTLG from the coding sequence GTGCTTTTAGACGAAATTAAAAATTTAAATTTTTTAATCATGGGTTTGGGACTTAATGGCGGAGGAGTAGCTCTTTCTAGATTTTTATTAAAGCACGGAGCCAAATTGGTAATTACTGATCTTAAAAGTGAAACAGAATTAGCCTTAAGTATTAATGCTTTAAGAGATTTTGATGATCAAATTAGGTATGTTTTAGGTAAACACGATATAAACGATTTTAAAAAAGCTGACATTGTTGTAAAAAATCCCAGTGTGAAACCCAATAATAAATATTTAAAGTTCGCAAAACGAGTTGAAACAGATATTAGCTTATTTTTAATGTTTAACAAGAATCCTATAATTGCAGTAACAGGAACTAAGGGCAAATCGACTCTTGTTTCTCTTTTATATCAAGTTTTGAAAGAAAAATATCCGGGGGCAAAGCTTGGGGGTAATATTGGTGTATCTCCTTTAAGTTTTTTTGATCAACTTGATGGTAAATCTCCTTTGATTTTAGAGCTTTCTTCTTGGCAGCTGCAATCTTTAGAGAATTTTAATCCTATTATTAGTATTATTACAAATGTTTACAACGATCATCAAAATTATTATTTAAATTTTGACGACTATATTAGCGATAAGTCAAAAGTTTTTGTAAATCAAACTTCAGGAATTGTGATTGTTCAGGATCAGGCTTATTACAAATATTTTTCAAAATTTAAATCAAAAGCCCAAGTTATTTTATTTTCCGAATTTAATCCTCGTGATTTTGATCAAAATATTTTTTATTGTAATGAAGGCAAAGTATATTTTAACGACAACTTGATTGGAAGGTTTTCTGATTCACAAGCTTTTTTTATGATCCCCAAGTTTATTACTTTTTTTGTTTCGCATTATTTAAACATAGGCCTTAATCACACGGTTCAGATTTTAAATAATTTTAAAGGCATTGAGCATAGATTAGAGTTTGTTAAATCAGTTCAAAATGTAATGTTTTATAATGATACAGCTTCAACTATTCCTGAGTCTACGGTTTTATCTGTTAAAAGTTTGAAAACAAAAGACAATTGTATTAACTTAATTGTTGGGGGAACTGATAAAGAGCTTAATTTTTTAAGTTTTAACAAGATTACAGATATTGTAAAAACTTGGATCTTGATAAGAGGTAGTGCAACTGTAAAAATTATTAAGATTTTAGAAAAAAGTAGCATACAATATTTTCTATTTGAGTCTTTAAGAGATGCAGTAAGTTATGCTTTCAAGATTTCAAGTCCGGGGGATATTGTGTTATTTTCTCCTGCCAGCGCTTCTTTTGAGTTTTTTAATAATGAGTTTGATAGAGGTTTGCAATTTAAAAATTTAGTTAATACGCTTGGTTAA